The genome window cagggttgggGTATATTAGAATTGAAGtcggtcaattcaggaagtgatttgaATATAAAATTCCAATCTGTAAAAACTTCTTACATAAATAGCTTCTCCTTTTCAGTTAATTGTGAAGTCATTGAAAGTAGCTGCCCTTTTTTCAAAtattgaattggaatttcagtttacttaaTGAATTAACTGCCTTCAATTAgaattgactgccttcaattagaattgaccccaaccctggtgtgtgtctgactctTTACATGCCCCCAAAAACTTGCAGGATGTTTAATTGCAGGAGATGTCCCTCCCAGCAATGTTAAAGTGAGCGCACCCTCCGCAAGGAACTTTGGTCGCTTTCAGGTACATAGTCCTCCTATTTTTTCCCACACACACTTATTTTCTCTCCACCCCCGTCAGTTGATGTCAATCACTGTATTTGCATTGATTAATCTATTGCtcgacaagtgtgtgtgtgtgtgtgtgtgtgtgtgagcgcagaGTTACCATTCACCTctgttttcattttatttcagGAGTTGGGTGTGGCTGTCACCCATTCCAATGCAGAGCTGGTCAGTAGCTGTGACTTGGTGTTCGTGGCGGTCAAACCACACCTCATCACAACCGTTCTCAGTGAGATCACAGACCACGTCACCCGGAAACACATCATCGTCTCCGTGGCAGCAGGTGTAACCTTGGCAACGCTTCAGGGGGTGAGTCCAGATGAGAGGGTTTTTAAACTATTGCTTAGTAACCTGAGTAACTTGAGTTGCTTTATTGGTTGATCAGATATCTGATAGACATTCCTGGCGATTTTCTTTGCAGACAAGAAAAAGACAAGAACATTTTTAGCAATAAAGCAAAAGACCATAATTGTATCATTTTGTGTTTTGGTCTTTGTCACAtgccctctttcttctcttcttcttcctcctccatccatccgaACACCGCTgtccctctcgccctctttctctcatctccctcccccctctcgccctccttctctcatctccctccccctctcctccagctcctgcCATTTCACACAGTGGTTTTGAGACTGATGCCCAACCttccctgtctggtccagcaaggGGCACTATTGTTCTCGCGGGGGACGTGGGCGCGGCAAGAGGACGGGGATCTGCTCCGCTCGCTGCTTCAACACTGTGGCCTGGTGGAGGAGGGGCCCGAGGCCTGGATAGACATCCACACTGGGCTCAGTGGCAGCGGGGTGGCCTTTgtgagtgggaggaggagtgatggccTAACTAAggatattcaactcttaccctacaagTTCCaaagcctgctggttttctgttctacctgataattaattgcacacacttGGTGTCCTAGGTCTAAGTCAGTCCCTGACTGGAGGGCAACAATGAAAAAATGCATTGGAACTGGCttcaaggtccagagttgagtttgaaggGCCTAATCTATTGAATTTTCCCTCATTGTAAGTTGCtatggataagagtgtctactgAAATGTAAATCTAAAATGAAtcaaggaggaaagagaaggatggagggaaggtagggattttttaaatgtattttatttcacctttatttaaccaggtaggctagttttacaactgcgacctggccaagataaagcaaagcagtttgacacatacaacaactcagagttacacatggaataaacaaacatacagtagaaaaagtctatatacggtgtgtgcaaatgaggtaagataagggaggtaaggcaataaataggccacggtggcgaagtaattacaatataccaatgaaacactggagtgatagatgtgcagaagatgaatgtgcaagtagagatactggggtgcaacaaaacatttaaaataaataaaaacagtatggggatgaggtagttggatggactatttacagatgggccatgtacaggtgcagtgatctgtgagctgctctgacagctggtgcttaaagttagtgagggagatatgagtctccagcttcagtgatttttgcagttcatttcagtcattggcagcagagaactggaagcaaAGGCgcccaaaggaggaattggctttgggggtgaccagtgagatatacctgctggagcgcgtgctatgggtgggtgctgttatggtgactAGTGAACTAAGATAAGACTTGGCTTTACCTAggaaagacttgtagatgacctggagccaatgggtttggtgacaatatgaagcaagggccatcCAACGAGAGCgtataggtcgcagtggtgggtagtatatgacaaaacggatggcactgtgatagactgcatccaattttttgagtagagtattggaggctattacattgccgaagtcgaggataggtagaatggtcagttttatgagggtatgtttggcagcctgagtgaaggatgctttgttgcgaaataggaagccaattctagatttaattttggattggagatgcttaatgtgagtctggaaggagaatttacagtctagccagacacctaggtatttgtagttgtctacatattctaagtcagatccgtccagagtagtgttgctggacgggcgggcaggtgcaggcagcaatcggttgaagagcatgcatttagttttacttgtgtttaagagcagttggaggccacgtaaggagagttgtatggcattgaagctcgtctggaggttagttaacacagtgtccaaagaagggtcaaaagtatacagaatggtgtcgtctgcgtagaggtggatcagagaatcaccagcagcaagagcaacgtcattgatgtatacagagaagagtcggcccgagaattgaaccctgtggcacccccatagagactgccagaggtccagacaacaggccctccgatttgacacactgaactctatcggagaagtagttggatagagggatggaggtgaagataggagagattgagggagggagtgggagagggatgggatgggatggagaAGACAAAACGGAAAGGGGTAACGTTGTTCTGGTTATAACAGAGAGTCCTTGGCCCTGTAGGTGTATCTGTTTGCAGAGGCGCTGGCTGAGGGAGCGGTGAAGATGGGCATGCCCAGTGCTCTGGCCCATAGCATCGCTGCTCAGACTGTATTGGTGAGTTTCTGGTTTCATAAAGCAGCCGTCAtttgtattatattatcacaggTACTTTTGTATCTCTGTTCAATGTGTAATTTTCTTCCCTGTTCTAGGGGGCAGGCCAGTTGTTGAGGGACTCAGGGAAGCATCCAGCCCAACTGCGTTCGGAGGTGTGTACACCAGGAGGCACCACTATCTTCGGGCTTCATGCCATGGAGCAGGGGGGTGTGAGGGCCGCCACCATGACCGCTGTGGAGACTGCAACTGAGAGGGCCAGGGAGCTGGGCAGGAAGTCAGTACCTACGGCCACAGAAAATAGGAAGTGAAGCCGTTTTGGCCCACAGTAACTGATTCAGgaaatgtatatattttgttTGCTCTCTGCCCAATGCCCACAGAAACCACTTCAGTCTTTAACTTTGTTACTGTTGGAGCCTAATCTAACTACAAATCTGACTGGAGGAGTTGTTCAAGGACACATAGTGATTGTGAAGAATACACCAAGATGCTTCAAATCAGCGCTAATCCAGTTATCTTCATAATTTATCAATGTTCATTTGAATTATTAAAGTGAATTTATTGGTATTTTCAGTTTTTTTATATGAAGAGAAGTATGTGTTTTTCAGGATTCTGTTTTACAATATTAGCTGTGCAGTTTTTGAATTGGCTATTGATTTGATATTACAACAGATAATAATTatatttatcattgagaataaataggggTGATAAATTACTGTAGATAAGGTATTCCACACTATGCAGCATATATTAAATTcatgttattgtcagatagaatactgaggatctcTGAAGAAAAGAGCTTGTAAGTGTAGGAAGGATTTTGATATGGTTAGCATTTGTTTTGGCTCTGTTTCTATTaggagtttttttttaaatagtattaCATTTAACAGGAATATAGGACATCTGTAATAATTtaggattattgtaaggattcaGATAGATTGATTAAGGAAATGTAAGGACTTTAGAGATTGCCACTTATAGACGTTTTTCTCAAATCAATGATTTTAGATAGTCAAACAGTGAGACACTTAGTGGCATTTtgagagataggagagaaaggAATTACTGTTTAAAtcggtaaatatatatatatttaagaacATATATAAATAGCACAGATACTTCTTAAACTAGATAAGACACTTGACAGAGAATTGATACAGGATTGAGATGAATGGATGCCCAAGGGAGAATTGGATGTGAGAATGAGATAAATGTCAAGAAAATAAGGATCATTTACTAATCCTACCTAAGTCATTATTTAGGGTATATAAGGttgttacctgggcagagccaggtatcAAAAGGGGGGTGGGTAAGTTCGTGGCCTATTGGATAATAAACTAATAATTGTAAAAAATGTAGCTAACAAATAGTTAGGAGATGGTTTTGTCTGTGGAGGTCAAGACTCCTGGAATGGGTCATACTTGTCCCTCAGAGGGCCGTTGCATGTGACCGGTGATGCTGGCGATGACGTTGCGGACGCCGCAGTATCTTCTTCCCCAAGAGccccctcctccctgttggttactgttgacTCCACAGGTACATTCTGGTAATAATCGTAGAAACGTATCTCTGCATCCTCATAGTGTCCCCGGTCTACCCACACCCTCTCACTGTCTGGATGAAGGAAGTAACAGACTCCTCCCACTGACATGGCCCCACCTTCCTCATCTGTGATGTCAGCAGGCTCCTCCTCCTGAATGGTGAGCAGAGAGTGATAGACTTCGACCTTCCCCTGTGAGACCATGGCTGCTTCTTCCAACACTTCCTCCTCTTCCATAAGACTCTGTGGCTGGTCTCCAATACACCTGGAGGTTGAGTGAGCGTTATGGGTGGTACGTGAGGTGGATGCCCCACCATCCAGGTTGTTGCAGGTATGAGAGCGGTTGTTGCCATAGAGGTTCTGGTAGAAGGCGGTCTCTGCCCGGTCGTAAAGAGGCTTCTGCAGCCACACGTGCCTCAGCAGCTCCACGGGGAGACAGGGCAGTCCGTTCATCATTCTGTATTTCCATAGTTAACGGGTCCGGTGTTCCTTGTGTGCTTGTTCAGTTAGGAGCCCAGAACAGAAGGGGAGAATAGAATAAGTGTCCACCGAAGGTGTGTGGGGGACAAGGGTTGCTGCGTGGTTGATTCACATATATCCTACTGAAAATATTTTAGGATTATAATATTATTAAAGTCTGGAACAGTGTGTAGTCATAATTTAGCTTTTATTAATTTGTTCAATCAGTTTTTCCAGGATTGGTATACTCCCATTCAACACTCACTGCGCTTGCACATGACAGAATAAGGAACTGTTTAATAAAACGTAATTTCTTCCGCCAGCAGGGGTCACTTGATTTCAGAGACTGGGACCGCTCAAAATCACGTCACACTGATTTTTTTGTTTAATCTTTGTCTGGAATAAAAAAATGTTGGGATAGTTTTCaaagtaaatacatttttaaaaatctgaaaaCCCAAGGAAGGTGAATTGTATGTAACATCTAACTTGATAGGCCACACTTTAGAAGAATGGAAATGTACTTTTAGTACATTAATGTACAGTACCACTCAAATACATTGTAATTTCCAATATCATACTATGTGCAGGATCTATAAGGACCATCTGAATTAACAAAGTGTGAATGCACAGCACCTGTTCATAGCCATCAGTTTGGACCAGATAGGTACAATATTCTTGAATTCCAAAGATTTTAGAACATCAATCAAAGAACTCAAATCCCCCAAGAATCAAGAATATAGGCTACTAACCTTGCCGCTGACTGGGAAAAGCATTGTTCGTTGGATCTAGTCACCGTCCCTGTGGTCTGGGGTGTACATCGGCCTAGTCTTTCCCTCAATTCAGAGGCCAGGTCTTAAATAACGGGACCAGACCCGCTCGTGCACGATTTATTCGGCGTACGGCCTCAGATGGCAGGGACGGATATTTAGATCCCGGTTCGAAGGACCAATTGTTGCaggaatttaattcctctgttttaatacccaattaaaattaaacactgTCAATTCATAAGGATTTGTATGACCCTTCTTTTATAGAAATGGACAGAGCCCAGTCTAAAGTCAAACAGCAGCCtttattcacgagagtactgaacacgatacagtttaccacaggttataaactgaaaattacGTCATTAGTTTTCGAACTGTCCCGTCTCTTCTCCCACCCTGGTACAAAGGCAGTATCTCAAGTCTTCCCACATCGTCTCCCTACcaatttaatatattttataACTGAGCCAAGGTCttcctgtgtagataagcattctagccagtctgaagatatagttcattcatttctaccaaggaacagacagtcattgttctaattcttgattatatttacacacattatattcagtactaggattaaaaaGAAAATTCATAAATATAttgtaacataatagtattctgattagtcagtcctgattgaaatgtatacataattagtcatcattgattAAAATTCCCTTAACACTGTGATTGGAGCAAAAACATTATCTAACGTTAGCCAACTTTTGACGAGCTGTACTGGTACATCAACAGGTGAAAACAAGCCAAACTAATTTACTTCTGTTGAAAAAGGACACAacttaggctacaaaacatttccatacacACAACAGCTGTTAGATTctgcagtgccttgcaaaagtattcacccccttgacgtttttcctattttgttgcgttacaacctgtaatttaaatggatttttatttggatttcatgtaatggacacacaaaatagtccaaattggtgaagtgaaaggAAAAAAAGAACATGTTTcaacaaattaaaaacagaaaaggGGTGCTTGCgtgtgtattcaccccctttgctataaagcccctaaataagatctggtgcaaccaattgccttcagaagtcacataattagttagattgcacacagttggtgtcacatgatctcagtgtatatatacacctgttctgaaaggccccagtgtctgcaacaccaccaagcaagcggcaccatgaagaccaaggagttcACCAATGTCGTGGcaatttcctgtattaccaaatgAGTAGAGTTACAAACCACACACCAGTCAGTTATATTTAAACTTCATCTCTAATAATATGAGTTTTACAATAGACCTTTGACTTTCAACAATTTACTATCTATAATGAATTGTGAGAGTGACTACAGAAGAATACAAAGATGAGTGACTTgagcacagacattgtggagacaaGTAATTGGTTCCCCCTTAATCACGCCGTCCCTTCACACGGTTTAACAGATACATTCACATAAGAAGACAATGTTCCATcctgtcctcttccctttctgatattctgcatagcacCAGCGACATGtaaaagacaagcctgacctctcccctctctgggccccaagtgactGAGCCCCAGCTGAGAAAAAAGTGCAACTGCCAACACTGTAGTCCAAACAGATACATTCTAATGACAAGTATCACacataaataagatgttttatttacataATATGCCAATCTATGTTTTGATTCATCTGCCAcaccaaacaggtcagggacaaagttgtgaagaagtacagatcagggttggattataaaaaaatatcccaaactttgaacatcccacgaagCGCCATTAAAtctattattttaaaaaattgaaaggatatggcatcacaacaaacctgccaagagaggaccgcccaccaaaactcacggaccaggcaaggaaggcattcatcagagaggcaacaaagagaccaaagataacctttaaggagctgcaaagctccatagTGGAAATTGGAGTATCATAGGACCAATTTAAGCCatacagagctgggctttacggaagagtggccagaaaaaagccattgcttaaataaaaaaataagcaaacacatttggtgttcgccaaaaggcatgtggggggactccccaaacatatggaagaaggtactctggtcagatgagacaaaaatttagctttttggccatcaaggaaaatgctgtgtctggcgcaaacccaacacataTGATGCTGAGAACACcacccctacagtgaagcatggtggtggcagaatcatgctgtggggatgtttttcatcggcagggactgggaaactggtcagaattgaaggaatgatggatggtgctaaatacagggaaattcttgagggaagcttgtttgtcttccagagatttgagactggaatggaggttcaccttccagcaggacaatgaccctaagcatactgctaaagcaacacttgagtggtttaaggggaaacatttacatgttttggaatggcctagtcaaagcccagacctcaatccagctgagaatctgtggtatgttttgcttgctgtacaccagcggaacccaccCAACTTGAAGGAGCAACTTGAAGGAACTGGAGCAgctttgccttgaagaatgagtgaaaatcccagtggctagatgtgccaagtttatagacataccccaagagacttgcagctgtaattgctgcaaaaaggtgtctctacaaagtattcacTTTGGGTGGGGGGTGAGTAGTTATGCACTGCTGTTATTTCTTGTTtcaccccaaaaatattttgcatcttcaaagtggtaggcatgttgtgtaaatcaagtgATACAAACCCctaaaaaatctattttaattccaggttgtaaggaagcaaaataggaaaaatgccagaggggtgaatactttcgcaagccactgtacctgACAGATGGCTTGAGTTGCACtggctgtggtagctactagctagcttacgttagttcaaatcaaatcaaatttatttatatagcccttcgtacatcagctgatatctcaaagtgctgtacagaaacccagcctaaaaccccaaacagcaaacaatgcaggtgtaaaagcacggtggctaggaaaaactccctagaaaggccaaaacctaggaagaaacctagagaggaaccaggctatgtggggtggccagtcctcttctggctgtgccgggtagagattataacagaacatgaccaagatgttcaaatgttcataaatgaccagcatggtcgaataataataaggcagaacagttgaaactggagcagcagcactgtcaggtggactggggacagcaaggagccatcatgtcaggtagtcctggggcacggtcctagggctcaggtcctcagagagagagaaagaaagagagaattagagagagcatatgtggggtggccagtcctcttctggctgtgccgggtggagattataacagaacgtggccaagatgttcaaatgttcataaatgaccagcatggttgaataatagtaaggcagaacagttgaaactggagcagcagcatggccaggtggactggggacagcaaggagtcatcatgtcaggtagtcctgggacatggtcctagggcccaggccagttgaaactggagcagcagcatggccaggtggactggggacagcaaggagtcatcatgtcaggtagtcctggggcatggtcctagggctcaggtcctccgagagagagaaagaaagagagaaggagagaattagagaacgcacacttggattcacacaggacaccgaataggacaggagaagtactccagaaataacaaactgaccctagccccccgacacataaactactgcagcataaatactggaggctgagacaggaggggtcaggcgacactgtggccccatccgaggacacccccggacagggccaaacaggaaggatataaccctgcccaatttgccaaagcacagcccccacaccactagagggatatcttcaaccaccaacttaccatcctgagacaaggccgagtatagcccacaaagatctccgccacggcacaacccaaggggggggcgccaacccagacaggctgaccacaacagtgaatcaacccacccaggtgacgcacccccccagggacggcatgagagagccccagcaagccagtgactcagcccccgtaacagggttagaggcagagaatcccagtggaaagaggggaaccggccaggcagagacagcaagggcggttcgttgctccagagcctttccgttcaccttcccactcctgggccagactacactcaatcatatgacccactgaagagatgagtcttcagtaaagacttaaaggttgagaccgagtttgcgtctctgacatgggtaggcagaccgttccataaaaatggagctctataggagaaagccctgcctccaactgtttgcttagaaattctagggacaattagtaggcctgcgtcttgtgaccgtagcgtacgtgtaggtatgtacggcaggaccaaatcagagaggtaggtaggagcaagcccatgtaatgctttgtaggttagcagtaaaaccttgaaatcagcccttgctttgacaggaagccagtgtagagaggctagcactggagtaatatgatcaaattgtttggttctagtcaggattctagcagccgtatttagcactaactgaagtttattcagtgctttatccgggtagtagtctaacctagaagtgacaaaagcatggattaatttttctgcatcatttttggacagaaagtttctgatttttgcaatgttacgtagatggaaaaaagctgtcctcgaaatggtcttgatatgttcttcaaaagagagatcagggtccagagtaacgccgaggtccttcacagttttatttgagacgactgtacaaccattaagatgaattgtcagattcaacagaagatctctttgtttcttgggacctagaacaagcatctctgttttgtccgagtttaatagtagaaagtttgcagccatccacttccttatgtctgaaacacatgcttctagcgagggcaattttggggcttcaccatgtttcattgaaatgtacagctgtgtgtcatccgcatagcagtgaaagtttacattatgttttcgaataacatccccaagaggtaaaatatatagtgaaaacaatagtggtcctaaaacagaaccttgaggaacaccgaaatttacagttgatttgtcagagaataaaccattcacagagacaaactgatatctgtccgacagataagacctaaaccaggccagaacatgtccgtgtagaccaatttgggtttccaatctctccaaaagaatgtggtgatc of Oncorhynchus gorbuscha isolate QuinsamMale2020 ecotype Even-year linkage group LG15, OgorEven_v1.0, whole genome shotgun sequence contains these proteins:
- the pycr3 gene encoding pyrroline-5-carboxylate reductase 3 isoform X1 — translated: MDSNLRIGFIGAGNMAYGIAKGVLQSGCLIAGDVPPSNVKVSAPSARNFGRFQELGVAVTHSNAELVSSCDLVFVAVKPHLITTVLSEITDHVTRKHIIVSVAAGVTLATLQGLLPFHTVVLRLMPNLPCLVQQGALLFSRGTWARQEDGDLLRSLLQHCGLVEEGPEAWIDIHTGLSGSGVAFVYLFAEALAEGAVKMGMPSALAHSIAAQTVLGAGQLLRDSGKHPAQLRSEVCTPGGTTIFGLHAMEQGGVRAATMTAVETATERARELGRKSVPTATENRK
- the pycr3 gene encoding pyrroline-5-carboxylate reductase 3 isoform X2, with the protein product MDSNLRIGFIGAGNMAYGIAKGVLQSGDVPPSNVKVSAPSARNFGRFQELGVAVTHSNAELVSSCDLVFVAVKPHLITTVLSEITDHVTRKHIIVSVAAGVTLATLQGLLPFHTVVLRLMPNLPCLVQQGALLFSRGTWARQEDGDLLRSLLQHCGLVEEGPEAWIDIHTGLSGSGVAFVYLFAEALAEGAVKMGMPSALAHSIAAQTVLGAGQLLRDSGKHPAQLRSEVCTPGGTTIFGLHAMEQGGVRAATMTAVETATERARELGRKSVPTATENRK